A window of the Lactuca sativa cultivar Salinas chromosome 7, Lsat_Salinas_v11, whole genome shotgun sequence genome harbors these coding sequences:
- the LOC111904115 gene encoding transcription factor UNE10, whose product MNQCVPSWDLEDINRNQNVFKLDYEVAELTWENGQLAMHELGHRRVPSKSHSTTSTLPKYTWDKPRAAETLEAIVDQAKLQPYSKYQVAVNDEEVVPWLQHRIPTIATGSVNASGTMTSDALVPSSNGNNRTDEQSAQVHRSIKSAHDTGCSTRVGSCSGAQSAFFDRRMGQGGGSTTVAAHEWSSCRDQSASIGSETFAATDTYDGDLGGSRLTSTTGSPQNTSSGKDYSRSTSPDDSLFLCRPHQPEANGGREKRKVKAKPSISNKRRRTAAIHNQSERKRRDKINQRMNTLQKLVPNSSKTDKASMLDEVIEYVKQLQAHVHMMSKMNMSSMMMPLAMQQQQMQMAMMNSMGMGMGMGMGVGGMMDMNTICSNFPVGFHPSTFMHMPSWNHHPTDQVTNTAPMAAANPMSAFLACRSQPITMDAYGRMTALYQHMQNQTCGPLPKN is encoded by the exons ATGAATCAGTGTGTACCAAGCTGGGATCTCGAAGACATCAACCGTAATCAGAATGTTTTCAA ATTGGATTATGAAGTGGCGGAATTGACTTGGGAAAATGGGCAGCTGGCCATGCACGAGTTAGGTCACCGGCGCGTGCCTTCCAAATCCCATTCCACAACCTCCACTCTCCCCAAATATACATGGGACAAGCCACGCGCTGCCGAGACTCTGGAGGCGATAGTTGATCAAGCCAAGCTCCAACCCTACAGCAAATACCAAGTAGCGGTTAACGACGAAGAAGTGGTACCATGGCTGCAGCACCGCATCCCAACCATCGCTACCGGCAGTGTCAACGCATCCGGGACGATGACTTCCGACGCGTTGGTGCCGAGCTCCAACGGAAACAACAGAACCGACGAGCAATCTGCTCAGGTCCACCGGTCAATTAAGAGCGCTCATGATACTGGTTGTTCGACTCGCGTCGGGTCATGCAGTGGTGCCCAGTCGGCGTTTTTCGACCGGAGAATGGGTCAAGGTGGTGGAAGTACAACGGTTGCTGCGCACGAGTGGAGTAGCTGCAGGGATCAGAGTGCGAGTATAGGGAGTGAGACTTTTGCTGCAACTGATACATACGACGGTGATTTGGGTGGTAGTCGGTTGACATCTACAACGGGGTCGCCGCAAAATACTAGCTCCGGCAAAGATTACTCGAGGTCAACGTCCCCCGACGACTCTCTGTTTCTTTGTAGACCTCATCAG CCAGAGGCAAACGGGGGTCGAGAAAAAAGAAAAGTAAAGGCTAAACCTTCGATCTCGAATAAAAGGAGAAGGACGGCTGCAATTCATAATCAATCCGAACGG AAAAGAAGAGACAAGATTAATCAAAGAATGAATACACTACAGAAGTTGGTTCCAAACTCAAGCAAG ACGGATAAAGCGTCCATGTTGGATGAAGTAATAGAGTACGTAAAACAATTGCAAGCACATGTTCATATGATGAGTAAAATGAACATGTCATCCATGATGATGCCTTTagccatgcaacaacaacaaatgCAGATGGCCATGATGAATTCGATGGGCATGGGGATGGGTATGGGAATGGGAGTGGGAGGCATGATGGATATGAACACCATCTGCTCCAACTTTCCGGTAGGTTTTCACCCATCAACTTTTATGCATATGCCTTCCTGGAACCACCACCCCACCGATCAGGTCACCAACACTGCCCCCATGGCTGCCGCCAATCCAATGTCTGCTTTTCTCGCTTGCCGGTCTCAG CCAATAACCATGGATGCTTATGGTAGGATGACAGCTTTGTATCAACATATGCAAAATCAAACCTGTGGTCCACTTCCCAAGAACTAA